The nucleotide sequence AGAAACTGGTTTACTTTTACCCAAATAATTTACTATGTACAGTGCTTACATCAACAGCATCGGTAAGTTTTTGCCTGGAAATCCGGTTAGTAATGATCAAATGGAAGACTACCTGGGTAAAGTTGGGGGACGCCCTTCTAAAGTTAAGAACCGAATTCTCAAAAGCAATGGTATTCAGCAGCGCTATTACGCTCTTGATAGCCAGCAAAATACCACCTATCTTAACAGTCAAATGGCGGCTTCTGCGGTGCGAGATGCCCTTTCTCAAATCGATCTAGAACCGACAGCAATTGATTTACTGGCTTGCGGCACAAGTTGGCCAGATTTATTGGTTCCGGGATTTGCGAGTATGGTACATGGGGAATTACCTGAATTCTCTCCTTTGGAAACGCTTTCTAGTCAAGGGGTGTGCTGTGCCGGCGTGGCTGCTTTGAAATATGCCACTTCTCAAGTTCAGCTAGGGACAAAACGGGCAGCTTTTGCTGTGGCGTCTGAATTAGCTTCTCGCTTGTTTAAACACACTAATTTTGAAGCAGAGGAAGCGGTTAAATCAGGACAGCCGCTTTCATTTGATACCGAGTTTTTGCGTTGGATGCTTTCGGATGGTGCCGGGGCAGTTTTACTACAAAATCATCCGAATGCAACAGGCATTAGTTTGAAAATTGAGTGGATTGAACTAATTTCTCACGCCAATGCTTACCCGGTTTGTATGTATGCCGGCGCGGAAGATGCCACGGCTCAAAAAAGTTGGATGGATTATTCCTCTTATGTATCTGCGGCAACAGCAGGGGCAATCAACTTACGACAGAATATTCGCTTGCTCGATAATGTCATTAAATTAGGCGTTGAAGGTTGGCTGAAGTTAATAGAATTAGGCCGGGTTTGTCCTGAAGACATTGATTGGTTACTCTGCCATTACTCTTCGCATTTCTTCCGGGGTCAAATTGTTGAGTTGCTAGAAAAAGCCGGCTGCATGATTCCGGAAGAAAAATGGTTTACAAATCTCTACACACGGGGCAACACCGGCTGTGCTTCTATTTACTTAATGCTGGAAGAACTTTTCCATTCTGGCAAGTTGCAACCTGGTCAAAAAATCTTCTGCTTTGTGCCAGAAAGCGGGCGATTTACAACGGCTTATATGATGTTGAGTGTAGTTGACTCGTCTTCTGGGGTGGGAGTTGCGCCTGTGACATCGCAACCGGCATCAACTGCCCTTTTTGCAGCCGGCAAGGGAGAATCGGATATGTCTATGAATTTCTATGAAACTACGCCACTAGAGAGCATCAAACTCGGAAATGAAGAATCCTCCCAAGCTTATTTGTTGCGTGAGCTAGCGCAAGTTTGGTTAGGATTTGAGCGCCAAATTCGTTCTGTGCCGGTGGTGCGAAAATTACACCGGGGTGAATTCACTCTCGAAGACTATAAAGCACTGTTGCGAAACCTCCGTCCTCAAGTCGTGGAAGGCGCACGATGGATTGCTCGCGCCGCTTCAAATATGATAGATTTCCGCTTACGTTCCACCTTCATCGGTCATGCACAGGACGAGCATCGCGACTATCAAATGCTTGAACGTAATTATACCTCTGTGGGAGGTGCCTTAGACGAAATTGTGAACGCTGAGAAAAACATCGGAAGTGAAGCGCTTTCAGCATTTATTTTTCATCAGGCATCGCGAGAAAATCCGGTAGATTTAATCGGCAGTATGTTTATTATTGAAGGTTTAGGAAATCAGCTTGCCGGCCAATGGGCTGTCCAGATTAAACAAACTCTGGGATTGCGAGATGAGCAAGTTTCTTTCTTAGCTTATCACGGCACGAATGATGAATTGCATATCGGTAAATTGGAAGCTTTAATCAATGCAGAATGGATGACGGAAGAGATTGCCCGCCGCATTGTGAAAACGGCTCAAGTAACGGCTCGTTTGTACTTGCTGCAACTAGAGGAAATCCATTAATGGAAAATTTGAATTATGAGACGGTTGTGAGCCAACAAAATGCCGAACTCACAACCACAGCAGAAGCAACGGAAATTTATACACCCAAACCCCGTGATCGCAGAAATCCGAATACTTGGGACACGCTTTATTTAGATGGTGCAATTCCCGTGAATCCCGTAGCAAAAGCTTACATGATTCAGGATTTGCAAAGCTGGACGCGCAACTATTTGCTCATTCCCATAAAGTTGTTAGCCAATGTGATGCTGGCAGTAATTATGACGGTTAAGCGCTTGCTGCCGTTTCAATTTAACGCTTACGGGTTGATGCACAAATCGGCAGCTTTTTTCCTTAACAATTTTGTCTCACCGGCAGCGTGTTATCTAATTGTAAGACACATTTGTATCGGCTCTAATATTATCAATTTCCTCATTGATAATGGCCCTGATCCAACTCTAGAAAAATCCACCCTTTATCCTCGCACTGTTGATGATTTAGCAGACAGTGCCTTTCTGGAGCATGACCTAATTCTCTACAATTTTGTTTTAGATTATAATGAGGCGGAGCGAGCCAACCCCCAATGGCTGCAGCAAGTCAAACAGCGGGGTATTAACTACGATAGTATTGAGCCGGTGACGGTAGAAATTGACTTTCACAGCCGGCGTTGGTTGAGGATTCTGGATTTAGAATCTGCCATTGAGTTGTTTAAAGTATTTTACTCGCTGTGTTTAACCAGCGATGAATTTGCCAGAGCGGTTTTGTCGCTCCAACTTGATGAAAATATAGGAGTTTACATTGGCAGGCTCACGGACGATTATGACTGGCATCATGTCATTGCAAATCGTCATCCCCTTGCCCCTAACAGCCCTTTTAATGCGGCTCGTGACTTATTTTTGCACGGTATCATCAGTGAATATCTCTACCGCTATTTAGAGCTTCGCAAACAGCTAAGTTCTTAGGCAGTTAATGTGCCGGTTGATATTGAGGGATAGGAACTTATCTTTCCGCTATGTTTATCTGCGGTTAATAAATCAAAAAAATCAACCTTTCCAAAAAGTAAGGGCATCATATTCGGTACAATCAGTTCCCGAATGCGATGCCCTTACTCTCAGGTGGAACAAACGTTTCTACACCTAAAGCATAGAGAGTTCCCCAACGACATCCAAACGCATAAAGTCGTTCAGACTTGTGTAACTCTCCGAAAGCATTTCCGCCATCGAAGGAGTAATCCAACCCATTTGCTTGAGTAAGTGAATCGCGACGGCATATTTCGCCCGCTTAGCACCGTCGATTGCCTTGATCGCCAAACCCATGCCTTCGCCCACTCTGCCGATACACTGAATTCCTTCAGCGCCAGATTTACTCACCAACTCTCCCTCACTCAAGCGCATCAGTTGGGTATCAAATTCACCCTCTCCCGCCACCATGACTGGATGATGCGTCATGGCGCGGACAATGCGCTCCATATCCAAACTGCTGCCAGACGCCAACTGAGCGTACAGGGACGCCATTTGCGCCAGCTGCATAAAATAGGTGGGTGCGCCGCAGTCATCTCGTGCGCTGATAAATTCGGCTGCCGGCATCCGCAGCAGTTCGGCAACTTTCGTCAAAATCAGCTGCTGCACAGGATGGTTGCGCTGCAAATAAGAGGTGAGCGGCCAATTTCGCTGCCGGCTGACTGCAAGCATCCCGGCGTGTTTGCCTGAGCAGTTGTATTCCAACCGGCTGCGTTTACCTTCTGGAATCGGGCACTGCAGCGCAGACGGATCAACATCCGCTCGCCAGAGGATGTTAAAAGCTTGCCGCGATTGCTCAATAGTCCCTTTGTGAGAGCTACAGATAATCGCCAAGTCTTTGTCAGTTAAGCCGAAGCGTTCGAGGGTGCCGGTTGTGAGTACCGCTAGGGCTTGAAACGGCTTAAGGGCCGAACGTACAAAGGCGGCAGTTTCCGCATTGCCGGCCACAGATAAGACACGCCCCCGGCTGTCACATACGACGGCCTGGACTTGATGCTTCGATTCAATAATGCCTTCCCGCAACAGTCTGACTTCCAGTTGTGCGGCTTGAGTTCGTTTTCCCATTGTCATGGGTTAGACTTTATCACTTGAGGGGACAGGAAAATTATCAATTAAGAATTAAGAATCAAGAATTAAGAATTCATTCAAAACTTAAAACTTAAAAATTGCCAAGTTAGGCTACCGACAACGATTGCGAGTGCTAAAACTCCGAA is from Microcoleus sp. FACHB-672 and encodes:
- a CDS encoding StlD/DarB family beta-ketosynthase: MYSAYINSIGKFLPGNPVSNDQMEDYLGKVGGRPSKVKNRILKSNGIQQRYYALDSQQNTTYLNSQMAASAVRDALSQIDLEPTAIDLLACGTSWPDLLVPGFASMVHGELPEFSPLETLSSQGVCCAGVAALKYATSQVQLGTKRAAFAVASELASRLFKHTNFEAEEAVKSGQPLSFDTEFLRWMLSDGAGAVLLQNHPNATGISLKIEWIELISHANAYPVCMYAGAEDATAQKSWMDYSSYVSAATAGAINLRQNIRLLDNVIKLGVEGWLKLIELGRVCPEDIDWLLCHYSSHFFRGQIVELLEKAGCMIPEEKWFTNLYTRGNTGCASIYLMLEELFHSGKLQPGQKIFCFVPESGRFTTAYMMLSVVDSSSGVGVAPVTSQPASTALFAAGKGESDMSMNFYETTPLESIKLGNEESSQAYLLRELAQVWLGFERQIRSVPVVRKLHRGEFTLEDYKALLRNLRPQVVEGARWIARAASNMIDFRLRSTFIGHAQDEHRDYQMLERNYTSVGGALDEIVNAEKNIGSEALSAFIFHQASRENPVDLIGSMFIIEGLGNQLAGQWAVQIKQTLGLRDEQVSFLAYHGTNDELHIGKLEALINAEWMTEEIARRIVKTAQVTARLYLLQLEEIH
- a CDS encoding DUF6999 family protein, whose amino-acid sequence is MENLNYETVVSQQNAELTTTAEATEIYTPKPRDRRNPNTWDTLYLDGAIPVNPVAKAYMIQDLQSWTRNYLLIPIKLLANVMLAVIMTVKRLLPFQFNAYGLMHKSAAFFLNNFVSPAACYLIVRHICIGSNIINFLIDNGPDPTLEKSTLYPRTVDDLADSAFLEHDLILYNFVLDYNEAERANPQWLQQVKQRGINYDSIEPVTVEIDFHSRRWLRILDLESAIELFKVFYSLCLTSDEFARAVLSLQLDENIGVYIGRLTDDYDWHHVIANRHPLAPNSPFNAARDLFLHGIISEYLYRYLELRKQLSS
- a CDS encoding asparaginase, with the translated sequence MTMGKRTQAAQLEVRLLREGIIESKHQVQAVVCDSRGRVLSVAGNAETAAFVRSALKPFQALAVLTTGTLERFGLTDKDLAIICSSHKGTIEQSRQAFNILWRADVDPSALQCPIPEGKRSRLEYNCSGKHAGMLAVSRQRNWPLTSYLQRNHPVQQLILTKVAELLRMPAAEFISARDDCGAPTYFMQLAQMASLYAQLASGSSLDMERIVRAMTHHPVMVAGEGEFDTQLMRLSEGELVSKSGAEGIQCIGRVGEGMGLAIKAIDGAKRAKYAVAIHLLKQMGWITPSMAEMLSESYTSLNDFMRLDVVGELSML